One region of Geovibrio ferrireducens genomic DNA includes:
- a CDS encoding coproporphyrinogen III oxidase family protein, protein MAEFPRDNSFSRAADAASGGAERIRWDFSAAAARLIMKSAVKYYLRFSEDNVTVLPPADKNKSYLLYLHVPFCLTLCPYCSFHRFKFQEETARRYFSLLRDEMRMTARLGYSFSSAYFGGGTTSILPDELAKTIDLARELFGITEVSCESDPNHIDPQSLMYTEGRIDRLSVGIQTFNDRFLESIGRIKKFGTGAEQYDKVKAILKHFPIVNVDLMYNFPGQTEEDLLEDIRIVRELNPQQVTFYPLMYAPFVGRKLREAIGKPTNENEAKLFSLIMRNMTDPYLQRTSWAFALKKKEFIDEYVVDHSEYVGLGSGAFSFLNGTLYANSFSLQEYAERVAAGMASVVKSTAFGRHSVKQYRMMVEMFGLHAEPPYRPFFEYTALRAVGAVGGSGGHKFITPKGRFLLSVMMKGFYNGMDYIRESMRKDLKGADERICLAGCQEEE, encoded by the coding sequence TTGGCGGAGTTTCCGAGGGATAACTCATTTTCACGTGCGGCAGATGCCGCCTCCGGGGGTGCTGAGCGCATAAGGTGGGATTTTTCCGCCGCCGCAGCAAGGCTGATTATGAAATCAGCAGTAAAATACTATCTCCGCTTTTCGGAGGACAATGTAACGGTTCTGCCCCCTGCGGACAAAAACAAGAGCTATCTGCTCTATCTCCATGTGCCTTTCTGTCTCACCCTCTGCCCTTACTGCTCTTTCCACAGGTTTAAGTTTCAGGAGGAAACAGCAAGACGATATTTCAGCCTTCTGCGGGATGAAATGCGGATGACCGCAAGGCTAGGCTACAGTTTCAGTTCCGCTTACTTCGGCGGCGGCACAACATCTATCCTGCCGGATGAGCTTGCGAAAACCATAGATCTCGCCAGAGAGCTTTTCGGGATAACCGAGGTTTCCTGCGAGAGCGACCCCAACCATATCGACCCCCAAAGCCTGATGTACACCGAAGGGCGTATTGACCGTCTTTCCGTGGGGATACAGACTTTCAATGACAGGTTTCTGGAAAGCATAGGCCGCATAAAGAAGTTCGGCACGGGTGCTGAGCAGTACGACAAGGTTAAGGCGATACTAAAGCACTTTCCCATTGTCAATGTTGATCTTATGTATAACTTTCCCGGCCAGACGGAGGAAGACCTTCTGGAAGATATACGCATAGTGCGGGAGCTGAACCCCCAGCAGGTGACATTCTACCCGCTGATGTACGCACCTTTCGTGGGCAGGAAGCTTAGGGAGGCCATAGGAAAACCCACCAATGAAAACGAGGCGAAGCTCTTCTCCCTCATAATGCGGAATATGACAGACCCTTACTTGCAGCGCACCTCATGGGCTTTCGCTCTGAAAAAGAAGGAATTTATAGACGAATATGTTGTGGATCACAGCGAGTATGTGGGGCTGGGTTCAGGGGCATTCAGCTTCCTGAACGGAACCCTGTACGCCAACTCCTTCTCATTACAGGAATATGCCGAGCGCGTGGCGGCGGGCATGGCCTCCGTGGTGAAAAGCACAGCTTTCGGCAGACATTCGGTAAAGCAGTACCGAATGATGGTGGAGATGTTCGGGCTCCATGCGGAACCGCCTTACAGGCCATTTTTTGAATACACCGCATTGAGGGCTGTCGGGGCAGTGGGCGGGTCCGGCGGACATAAATTTATCACACCCAAGGGGCGTTTTCTGCTTTCCGTAATGATGAAAGGATTCTATAACGGTATGGACTACATAAGGGAATCCATGAGAAAAGACCTTAAGGGGGCGGATGAGCGCATCTGCCTTGCCGGTTGTCAGGAAGAGGAATGA
- a CDS encoding RMD1 family protein: MQLVMTAMSVSEKIRTKGIEIGERTSHLPLSFRLGENQWVVIFRFGVIVTVGLSDKERNDILSELESFIDEPNPSVESESLFINTGTGEDRFEGDHVSLAELTRQHVLTMADILAKSVVLGRYEAAMSEVFQQIEPLAMRLKSGMGKTRTYRELVSTIGSALLIQHTMVGGVEVNEKPEILWEHPELERLYLKLEDEFEIIERSKALERKLKLVTDTTEKQLGLQHNAHSLRVEWYIVILILVEIMLTLYEMFFKHV; this comes from the coding sequence ATGCAACTTGTAATGACGGCAATGTCCGTCAGTGAGAAGATAAGGACAAAAGGGATCGAAATCGGCGAGCGCACCTCTCATTTACCGCTCAGTTTCAGGCTGGGTGAAAATCAGTGGGTTGTGATATTCCGTTTCGGCGTGATTGTGACGGTCGGCCTGAGCGATAAGGAAAGAAACGATATTCTCTCCGAACTGGAGAGTTTTATAGATGAGCCGAACCCTTCTGTGGAGAGTGAGAGCCTGTTTATCAACACTGGCACAGGTGAAGACAGGTTTGAGGGTGACCATGTTAGTCTGGCGGAGCTTACACGCCAGCATGTGCTCACCATGGCTGACATACTGGCAAAAAGCGTTGTTCTCGGCAGGTATGAGGCGGCGATGTCCGAGGTTTTCCAGCAGATAGAGCCGCTTGCCATGCGCCTTAAGTCCGGCATGGGCAAAACCCGCACCTACAGAGAGCTTGTCAGCACCATCGGTTCCGCACTGCTTATTCAGCATACCATGGTGGGCGGGGTTGAGGTGAACGAAAAGCCGGAGATACTCTGGGAGCATCCGGAGCTTGAGCGGCTTTACTTAAAGCTTGAGGACGAGTTTGAAATAATAGAGCGGAGCAAGGCGCTGGAACGTAAGCTCAAGCTTGTGACAGACACCACGGAAAAGCAGCTCGGCCTCCAGCACAATGCCCATTCGCTCAGGGTTGAGTGGTATATAGTTATTCTTATTCTTGTGGAGATAATGCTTACTCTTTACGAAATGTTCTTTAAACATGTATAA
- a CDS encoding formate/nitrite transporter family protein, with translation MRKFLTPPEMTEAMLESASAKCALPASRAFVLALLAGAYIGFAAHLATMVTTGSTEWIGVQRFLTGAVFSFGLMLAVIPGSELWTGNTMMIAGIADRRITAADMLRNWMIVYIGNLIGAVILALLVVKGTGLTDGQFGATAIKIAYAKTNEQVYGIEHQYAYFFRGLLCNWLVCLAVLIAMSAQDIGGKILGIFFPIMAFVASGFEHSVANMYFIPAGIFAKSFPAAAAASGLDAASLSALNWGSMFTGNIIAVTLGNLAGGGLMVACVMLFIHGGKKREQNL, from the coding sequence ATGCGAAAATTCCTTACCCCTCCAGAAATGACCGAAGCCATGCTTGAATCAGCCTCAGCCAAGTGCGCCCTTCCCGCTTCCAGAGCCTTTGTTCTGGCGCTGCTGGCAGGGGCGTATATAGGCTTCGCCGCTCATCTGGCAACTATGGTGACCACAGGCAGCACGGAGTGGATCGGGGTTCAGAGGTTTCTCACCGGGGCGGTGTTCTCCTTCGGGCTGATGCTGGCGGTTATTCCGGGGTCTGAGCTCTGGACGGGAAACACAATGATGATAGCAGGCATAGCGGACAGACGGATCACCGCTGCTGACATGCTGCGCAACTGGATGATAGTTTACATCGGCAACCTCATAGGTGCGGTTATCCTCGCCCTGCTTGTGGTGAAGGGAACAGGGCTCACTGACGGGCAGTTCGGCGCAACCGCCATAAAAATAGCCTACGCCAAGACCAATGAACAGGTTTACGGCATAGAGCACCAGTACGCCTATTTTTTCAGGGGGCTTCTCTGTAACTGGCTGGTGTGCCTTGCCGTTTTAATTGCCATGAGCGCGCAGGACATAGGGGGAAAAATCCTCGGCATATTCTTCCCCATAATGGCCTTTGTAGCCAGCGGGTTTGAACACTCTGTGGCTAATATGTACTTCATCCCGGCGGGAATATTCGCAAAATCATTCCCCGCTGCGGCTGCGGCCAGCGGGCTTGATGCAGCCTCCCTGAGCGCCCTGAACTGGGGGAGCATGTTCACCGGAAATATCATAGCCGTTACTCTCGGAAACCTTGCGGGGGGCGGGCTTATGGTAGCCTGTGTAATGCTTTTCATCCACGGCGGAAAAAAGAGGGAACAGAACCTTTAA
- a CDS encoding DMT family protein has translation MFRTVFLLILSNIFMTYAWYGHLKTLRDKPLIIAILISWGVAFFEYCLQVPANRHGFGIFTLPQLKVMQEIITMAVFAVFAVWYMNVPVTRNFFYASMCLVGAAYFIFRDAAALP, from the coding sequence TTGTTCCGCACAGTTTTTCTTCTCATTTTGTCCAACATTTTCATGACCTACGCATGGTACGGTCATCTCAAAACTCTCAGAGACAAACCGCTTATAATCGCGATCCTTATTTCATGGGGCGTGGCCTTCTTTGAGTACTGCCTTCAGGTTCCGGCAAACAGGCACGGTTTCGGCATTTTCACCCTGCCGCAGCTTAAAGTTATGCAGGAGATAATAACCATGGCAGTCTTCGCTGTTTTTGCCGTCTGGTATATGAACGTGCCCGTCACAAGGAACTTTTTTTACGCTTCCATGTGTCTGGTGGGCGCGGCGTATTTCATATTCAGGGACGCGGCGGCTCTTCCCTGA
- a CDS encoding C39 family peptidase, which produces MTKDMNISILPQPDDTSCGPTCLHAVYSYYGEDLRLEDLRKEIAELETGGTLAVVLGLHALRRGYRVTIYSYNLVVFDPTWFRLPPEGIINKLKKQMEVKTDPKLRYTSKKYIEFLTLGGELKFADLSPALIRKYLDRQTPIITALSATYLYRSPREIPENTDYDDIKGEPSGHFVVITGYDKPAKKVSVADPMLPNPFMKTNRYSVRMTHLINAILLGVLTYDAKLLVIEKNETDGDVQK; this is translated from the coding sequence ATGACAAAAGACATGAACATAAGCATTCTTCCGCAGCCGGATGACACCTCCTGCGGCCCGACATGCCTTCATGCGGTTTATTCATATTACGGTGAGGATCTCAGGCTTGAAGACCTCAGAAAAGAAATAGCAGAACTGGAAACCGGCGGCACACTGGCCGTTGTTCTCGGTCTGCATGCCCTGAGAAGGGGGTACAGGGTAACAATATACTCCTACAACCTTGTGGTTTTTGACCCCACATGGTTCAGGCTTCCGCCCGAAGGCATAATAAACAAGCTCAAAAAGCAGATGGAAGTGAAAACAGACCCTAAACTGAGGTATACTTCCAAAAAATATATTGAGTTTCTCACCCTCGGCGGGGAACTTAAGTTTGCGGATCTCTCCCCTGCGCTCATAAGGAAGTATCTGGACAGGCAGACACCCATAATAACCGCACTGAGCGCAACCTACCTCTACCGCAGCCCAAGGGAGATACCGGAGAACACGGACTATGACGACATAAAAGGCGAACCCTCCGGTCACTTTGTTGTCATAACCGGATATGACAAACCTGCAAAAAAAGTAAGCGTGGCAGACCCCATGCTCCCCAACCCTTTTATGAAAACAAACCGCTACAGCGTGAGGATGACGCATCTTATAAACGCCATCCTCCTCGGCGTTCTTACATACGACGCCAAACTGCTGGTTATAGAAAAAAATGAAACAGACGGTGATGTGCAGAAATGA
- a CDS encoding RimK family protein — MTNIIVVNTPSEWKFDTPDARVVSAWNYLTDPEFNTVKKAKVFNLCRSYQYQSYGYYVSLLAAARGHMPYPNVMTIQDFKSKAFAKLISDEIDELIQKSLGHLTSESFTLSIYFGRNLAKRYDKLSSRLFGMFVAPMVRADFVKLKEKWMIHAIAPISMKQVPEEHFGFVEQAAREFFVRKPRAAHIKNYRFDLAILFNPAEKTPPSDDVAIQRFIKAAEKEGVSTEIISKDDYTRIPEFDALFIRETTSVNHHTYRFSRKAETEGLVVMDDPTSILRCTNKVYLSELMQKNKIPTPKTTILHRHNMNHAKKVLPFPIILKQPDSSFSQGVVKVHDEKEYKEAMEKLLDKSALVVAQEFMPTSFDWRVGVIGGKALYVCRYFMHGDHWQIVERDEHGQLHNGKFDTMPVEAAPAGAVELALKATKCIGSSLYGVDIKQVGNKFYVIEVNDNPSIESDVEDNVLGKKLYEIIIGEFVNRLVARKVK, encoded by the coding sequence ATGACAAACATTATAGTAGTTAACACGCCCTCAGAATGGAAGTTTGATACCCCCGACGCAAGAGTTGTCTCCGCATGGAACTACCTCACCGACCCCGAATTCAACACTGTTAAAAAAGCCAAAGTGTTCAACCTCTGCCGCTCGTACCAGTACCAGAGCTACGGGTACTATGTTTCCCTTCTGGCGGCGGCACGCGGTCATATGCCGTACCCCAATGTCATGACCATTCAGGACTTCAAGTCCAAGGCTTTTGCAAAGCTGATCTCTGATGAGATAGATGAGCTGATACAGAAAAGCCTCGGTCACCTCACATCGGAAAGCTTTACGCTGAGCATATATTTCGGCCGCAACCTCGCAAAACGATACGACAAGCTCAGCTCACGCCTCTTCGGAATGTTCGTTGCCCCTATGGTGCGGGCGGACTTCGTGAAGCTCAAGGAAAAGTGGATGATCCACGCCATAGCCCCCATATCCATGAAGCAGGTTCCTGAGGAGCACTTCGGCTTTGTGGAACAGGCTGCCAGAGAGTTCTTTGTACGCAAACCGAGAGCAGCCCACATAAAAAACTACCGCTTTGATCTCGCCATTCTTTTCAACCCTGCGGAGAAGACCCCCCCTTCCGATGATGTGGCTATTCAGCGGTTCATAAAAGCGGCTGAAAAGGAAGGAGTAAGCACAGAGATAATCAGCAAGGACGACTACACGAGAATACCTGAATTTGACGCACTCTTCATAAGGGAAACAACCAGCGTGAACCACCACACATACCGCTTCTCCCGCAAGGCAGAGACGGAAGGGCTAGTGGTTATGGACGACCCCACATCCATACTGCGCTGCACAAACAAGGTTTACCTTTCGGAACTGATGCAGAAAAATAAAATTCCCACGCCTAAAACCACCATCCTGCACAGGCACAATATGAACCACGCAAAAAAGGTTCTCCCCTTCCCCATCATTCTCAAGCAGCCTGACAGCTCCTTTTCTCAGGGTGTTGTAAAGGTTCATGATGAAAAGGAATACAAAGAGGCGATGGAAAAGCTTCTGGATAAATCAGCCCTTGTGGTTGCGCAGGAGTTCATGCCCACCAGCTTTGACTGGCGGGTGGGAGTGATAGGCGGAAAAGCCCTGTATGTCTGCCGTTACTTCATGCACGGGGATCACTGGCAGATAGTGGAACGTGATGAACACGGACAGCTTCATAACGGCAAATTCGACACAATGCCGGTCGAGGCCGCACCCGCAGGTGCTGTTGAGCTTGCCCTCAAAGCCACGAAGTGCATAGGCAGCTCCCTCTACGGTGTTGATATAAAGCAGGTCGGAAACAAGTTTTATGTGATAGAAGTAAACGATAACCCCAGCATCGAATCAGATGTTGAGGATAATGTTCTCGGTAAAAAGCTGTATGAGATAATCATAGGCGAGTTTGTGAACAGGCTTGTTGCGAGGAAGGTAAAATAG
- a CDS encoding carboxylate-amine ligase: protein MYGLFSVCGIELEYMIVSKDDLGVLPVSDKLLEAVAGEMTQFFEQGAVGWSNELVLHVIELKTNGPAKDIRGLDTHFAANIKEINTILDRFGGMLMPAAMHPLMNPDTDMHLWNHGDKEIYETYNRIFNCKGHGWSNLQSTHINLPFATDEEFGRLHAAIRVLLPLIPALAASSPFREGEHTGWLDTRIITYRNNQKKIPSITGQVIPEPCFSWEAYEKGILEPMYRDIAPYDPECILQEEWLNSRGAIARFDRSAIEIRLMDIQECPKADLAAVSLIKETLKKLVSTEWSSYSAQKEADQAMLVDLMDKCAKDARNVDIENPSYTALFGMEGRVTAGELLHRLAEEMPDEAPYKTEAAELCSIDSLAERIMSRTGSRPSPDKLREVYGELAVCLAENRFFKP, encoded by the coding sequence ATGTACGGACTTTTTTCCGTTTGCGGAATCGAACTGGAGTACATGATCGTCTCAAAGGACGATCTGGGAGTTCTCCCCGTAAGCGACAAGCTTCTGGAAGCAGTTGCAGGTGAGATGACACAGTTTTTTGAGCAAGGAGCTGTGGGATGGTCAAACGAGCTTGTTCTGCACGTTATAGAGCTTAAAACCAACGGCCCCGCAAAGGACATACGGGGTCTGGACACACATTTTGCCGCAAACATTAAAGAGATTAATACTATTCTGGACAGGTTCGGAGGCATGCTTATGCCCGCTGCCATGCACCCGCTGATGAACCCCGATACTGATATGCACCTCTGGAACCACGGCGATAAAGAGATATACGAAACATACAACAGGATATTCAACTGCAAGGGGCACGGGTGGTCAAACCTGCAAAGCACCCATATCAACCTCCCCTTCGCCACGGATGAGGAATTCGGCAGGCTGCATGCTGCTATCAGGGTTCTTCTCCCGCTGATTCCGGCTCTTGCCGCAAGCTCCCCCTTCCGTGAAGGCGAGCACACAGGATGGCTTGATACAAGGATAATCACCTACAGAAATAATCAAAAGAAAATCCCCTCCATCACAGGGCAGGTAATACCTGAGCCCTGCTTCTCATGGGAGGCATACGAAAAGGGTATACTGGAGCCCATGTACCGTGACATAGCTCCGTATGATCCCGAATGCATCCTTCAGGAGGAGTGGCTGAACTCAAGGGGGGCTATAGCCCGTTTTGACCGCAGCGCCATAGAAATACGCCTCATGGACATACAGGAATGCCCGAAGGCAGATCTTGCCGCTGTTTCGCTTATTAAAGAAACACTGAAAAAACTGGTCAGCACTGAGTGGAGCAGCTATTCCGCCCAGAAAGAGGCTGATCAGGCCATGCTTGTGGATCTCATGGATAAATGTGCCAAAGATGCCCGCAATGTGGATATTGAGAACCCGTCATACACCGCCCTTTTCGGCATGGAAGGCAGAGTGACCGCCGGTGAGCTCCTGCACAGGCTGGCGGAAGAAATGCCCGATGAGGCTCCTTACAAAACCGAGGCAGCGGAGCTCTGTTCCATCGACTCACTTGCGGAAAGGATAATGTCCCGCACGGGCAGCAGACCTTCACCCGATAAGCTCAGGGAAGTTTACGGCGAACTTGCCGTCTGTCTGGCGGAAAACAGATTCTTTAAGCCATGA
- a CDS encoding N-formylglutamate amidohydrolase: MSIIITCEHAVNTVPAEFSRLFRGHEDVLSSHRGYDAGAAEAALLLGSLLGVTPVMGNITRLLIDLNRSPHNRALFSEFSGNLSTAEKQRLLDEYHAPFRNRVLEAAEKAEKPLLHISVHSFTPVLKNEVRKADIGILYDPAGKREKAAAAVLTDGLRALPYKVMKNSPYQGKSDGTAAWLRKLMPDSEYAGIELELNQKLLINGRFPEEITKKTAEMLV; the protein is encoded by the coding sequence ATGAGCATTATAATTACCTGCGAACATGCGGTGAACACTGTTCCTGCGGAGTTCTCACGCCTTTTCAGGGGACATGAGGACGTTTTGAGTTCTCACAGAGGGTATGACGCAGGCGCAGCGGAAGCGGCTTTGCTGTTGGGCAGCCTCCTCGGAGTAACACCAGTTATGGGGAATATCACCCGGCTTCTCATCGATCTCAACCGCTCGCCGCACAACAGGGCGCTTTTCTCGGAGTTTTCAGGAAACCTCAGCACAGCGGAAAAGCAGCGGCTGCTTGATGAATACCATGCACCGTTCAGAAACAGAGTGCTTGAGGCTGCGGAAAAAGCGGAAAAACCTTTGCTCCATATATCCGTTCATTCATTCACCCCCGTGCTTAAGAATGAAGTGCGGAAGGCGGACATAGGCATTCTTTACGATCCGGCGGGAAAAAGGGAAAAGGCAGCGGCAGCCGTCCTCACGGACGGATTAAGGGCACTGCCTTATAAGGTTATGAAAAACAGCCCCTATCAGGGCAAATCTGACGGAACGGCGGCATGGCTGAGGAAGCTCATGCCCGATTCAGAGTATGCAGGGATTGAGCTTGAACTCAATCAAAAACTCCTCATAAACGGACGCTTTCCGGAGGAGATAACCAAAAAAACGGCTGAAATGCTAGTTTAG
- a CDS encoding DUF2589 domain-containing protein gives MPNVGSEFRGLPIEELIAAPLKAACDAQKHLAVSAFAFMKEIGFDGDKPRLLEFNLQRPLGDQGGVSNVKVQAPFIGLVPIPSLLVNDVQIDFQMEVTDTATSKETDSKSVDADVNANFKFGLFGSGGIKIHGNVTSTRENTRSTNQTAKYQVRVSARQQQPTEGLSRLMDIMASCVTPIPVSGSGG, from the coding sequence ATGCCTAACGTTGGTTCGGAGTTCAGGGGGCTGCCCATTGAGGAGCTTATAGCTGCACCGCTCAAGGCGGCGTGCGATGCGCAGAAACATCTGGCGGTTTCCGCTTTTGCTTTCATGAAGGAGATAGGTTTTGACGGTGACAAGCCGAGGTTGCTTGAATTTAATCTCCAGCGTCCGCTCGGCGATCAGGGCGGAGTGTCAAACGTTAAGGTTCAGGCGCCTTTTATCGGTCTTGTGCCGATTCCGTCTCTGCTTGTTAACGATGTTCAGATTGACTTTCAGATGGAAGTCACGGACACAGCCACATCAAAGGAGACTGACTCCAAGAGTGTGGATGCTGATGTTAACGCTAATTTCAAGTTCGGCCTCTTCGGCAGCGGCGGCATTAAGATTCACGGCAATGTCACATCCACAAGGGAAAACACCAGAAGCACCAACCAGACAGCTAAATATCAGGTGCGTGTTTCTGCCAGACAGCAGCAGCCCACGGAAGGGCTCAGCCGCTTGATGGATATAATGGCCTCCTGCGTCACTCCGATTCCTGTTTCAGGCAGCGGCGGCTAA